The stretch of DNA ACGCCGATGATCTCCGCGTCGACACCCCCGCTACGCGCGAGGTCGGCATCGGTCAGGCGCTGTCCCGGTTGGAGCTCGATTCGGCGCATCATAGTCTGTTTCGGTCCTTTCGTGTTCATCTCGCGGTCAGCCGCGGAATCGTCATTCTACCGGCAGCGCCGCGAGCGCGTCGGCAAGAGCAAGGACGCGGGGATCGGTCCGCACGGCCGCCGGATTGCCGACGAAGCGCGCCGTGGACTCGAGCACCTCGCCAACGATCTTGAGGCGATTCTCCCTCAAGGTAGTACCCGTCGCGGTGATATCGACGATCTGGTCGGCCAGACCGATAAGCGGGGCGAGCTCGATGTTACCGTGCAGCTTCACAATCTCGACCTGAACGCCGATCCCATCGAAGTACGTCTGCGTGATGTTGGGGTACTTGGTCGCGACGCGAACCACCCCCAGGTGCTGCAGCCGCTCACGAACCTGCGAGCCCGCGTCCTCGGGTTCGGCCACGATGAAGCGGCAACCGCCGAAGTGCAGGTCGACAAGTTCAACTGAGTCCAGCGCCGCTTCGACCAGTACGTCTTTGCCCGCAATCGCGCAGTCGGCACCGCCGTAGGCGATGTAGACGGGTACGTCGGTGGGCCGAGCGATGATGAACTCGACATCGGGATTGCGGATGATGAGGGTGCGGCCCGGTTCGGCCAGACCCGTAGTGTCGAGGCCGGCTTCGGTCAGGAGCCGCACGCTGTCGGGGAACAACGCGCCCTTGGGAACGGCGATGCGCAGTGGGCGGGGCGCGGAAGCGTCGCGAAGCGCGATCATGGGCGCGTGCCTCCCAGGCTCGGTGCATCGGTCGCAGGCTCGGCCCACGTCGACGTCGGTGGATAGGGTGTTGGCTCCTCGAGCGGAAGGGCCGGCTGGCCCTCGCGGTCGAGCCGCACCGGCTGCGTGCCCGCACGCGCCTGCAACGCCTCGGCAGCGCCGAGACGCTCCGCCTCGCGCACGAGCCCGAGGCCCGTGCGCTGCGAAAGCGCGACATGCCAGCCTGCCGCGCGCAGAGTGCGAGCGACTTCCAGCGCACTTGCCGCGTCCCCGCCGAGAACCGCATCCAAGCCGCGCACGCTCACGCGCGCCTGCTGCTCCATGAGCGCGATCATCACGCGCTCGAGTCCCAGCGCGAAGCCGATGGCCGGCGCTGGCGCGTCGAACGCCGCAAGCACGCCGTCGTAGCGGCCTCCGCCGGCGAGCGGCAGTCCGAGGCCGGGCGCGTACGCCTCGAGCACCAGGCCCGTGTAGTAGTCGAAGGAACGCATCACCGAGAAGTCCACGAGCACGCGCGATGCGGCGCCCGAAGCCTCAAGCAGCGTCCATGCCCGGGAGAGTTGGTCGAGTGCGTCCTCACAGCCGAGACCCGCTGTGGCTTCTCGGCAGGCGACGATGGCCTCGCGGCCTCCACGGATGCGCGGGACAGCCGAGAGCGCGCGAGCGACTGCGGGGTTGGCGGCATCGCGGGCGAGCACGTCGAGGCCGACGAGGTTGCGCTCGTGCGCGGCGGCCAAGACGGCCTCGTTCCAGGCAGCCGGCGCCTCGGCAGCCGTGAGAATGGCGTGCAGCACCGCGACCGTGCCGATGGCAATCGTGAACTCCGGAAGACCGGCAGCGTCGAGCGCGGCGACCAGCAGCGAGACGACCTCCGCGTCGGCCGACGGGCCCTCCTCG from Coriobacteriia bacterium encodes:
- the hisG gene encoding ATP phosphoribosyltransferase — its product is MIALRDASAPRPLRIAVPKGALFPDSVRLLTEAGLDTTGLAEPGRTLIIRNPDVEFIIARPTDVPVYIAYGGADCAIAGKDVLVEAALDSVELVDLHFGGCRFIVAEPEDAGSQVRERLQHLGVVRVATKYPNITQTYFDGIGVQVEIVKLHGNIELAPLIGLADQIVDITATGTTLRENRLKIVGEVLESTARFVGNPAAVRTDPRVLALADALAALPVE
- the hisZ gene encoding ATP phosphoribosyltransferase regulatory subunit; this translates as MSDLMRPVTARGFRDVLPAEAAERDAVSRAIADEFASWGYGLVETPVAEDLAALEAAAGPLQGTAFRLIDLDGRLLALRPDMTVPIARLVASRLSGVPGPHRFRYAAEVFREHESLRGQARQFSQAGVELIGEEGPSADAEVVSLLVAALDAAGLPEFTIAIGTVAVLHAILTAAEAPAAWNEAVLAAAHERNLVGLDVLARDAANPAVARALSAVPRIRGGREAIVACREATAGLGCEDALDQLSRAWTLLEASGAASRVLVDFSVMRSFDYYTGLVLEAYAPGLGLPLAGGGRYDGVLAAFDAPAPAIGFALGLERVMIALMEQQARVSVRGLDAVLGGDAASALEVARTLRAAGWHVALSQRTGLGLVREAERLGAAEALQARAGTQPVRLDREGQPALPLEEPTPYPPTSTWAEPATDAPSLGGTRP